Proteins encoded in a region of the Desulforamulus hydrothermalis Lam5 = DSM 18033 genome:
- a CDS encoding VRR-NUC domain-containing protein, translating into MNKPKSEANIQSQIRSFVSIEKLGVLFRANVGEAWTGERIEKNADGSITIHNPRRFKSGLPMGFSDLFGVAEMGRAVFIEVKSPTGRLRPDQENFLREMAKRGAFAGVARSPEDAEKIFRGALVGLK; encoded by the coding sequence ATGAATAAACCTAAGTCGGAAGCCAACATTCAAAGCCAAATTCGTTCCTTTGTATCTATAGAAAAACTGGGCGTACTCTTCCGGGCCAACGTTGGCGAGGCATGGACTGGTGAGCGCATCGAAAAAAATGCTGACGGCAGTATTACTATTCATAATCCCCGGAGGTTTAAATCCGGCCTTCCTATGGGATTCTCCGATCTATTTGGTGTGGCCGAGATGGGAAGAGCAGTGTTTATTGAGGTTAAATCACCCACAGGTCGGCTCCGTCCGGATCAGGAAAACTTCCTCCGAGAGATGGCCAAGCGGGGAGCATTCGCTGGGGTAGCCAGGAGTCCGGAGGATGCGGAAAAAATATTCCGTGGGGCATTGGTGGGGTTAAAGTGA